The Streptomyces pratensis genomic interval ACACACAACCGTAACCACAAGGGTTCCTGGGGCCCTGTCTACGGGGTGATGATCCATCACACCGTGACCTCGGGCACCCAGAGCTCCGTGGAGCTCTGCTACAACGGCCATTCGAGCCTGCCGGGCCCCCTGTGCCACGGAGTGATCGCCAAGGACGGCTCGGTCCACCTGGTCGGCCACGGTCGCGCCAACCACGCCGGACTCGGCGACGACGACGTCCTGCGTGCGGTGATCAACGAAACGGCACTGCCCGCCGACAACGAGGCCAACACCGACGGCAACCGCTCCTTCTACGGCTTCGAGTGCGTCAACCTCGGCGACGGGAAGGACCCGTGGCCCGCCGCCCAGCTGGAGGCCATCGAGAAGGCGGCCGCCGCGATCTGCCGGGCGCACGGCTGGAACCAGCGCTCGGTGATCGGTCACAAGGAGTGGCAGCCGGGAAAGATCGACCCGCGCGGGTTCACGATGGACTCGATGCGCGGCAGGGTCGGAACCCGCCTTCGAGGCGAGCCGGACGGTCCGTCGAAGCCGCCCGCCCCCAAACCCCCGGCGAAGTACGAGCCGTTCCCCGGTGCCGCGTACTTCCGGGTGGGGCGGCGCAGCGCCGTCGTCACCGCGATGGGAAAGAGACTCGTGGCCGAGGGCTGCGGAAGGTACGAGGTGGGCCCGGGCCCCGACTGGTCGGAGGCGGACCGCAAGTCCTACGCCGCATGGCAGCGCAAGCTGGGGTACTCGGGGAGCGGGGCGGACGGCATCCCGGGCAAAGCCAGCTGGGACAGACTCAAGGTTCCCAACGTCTGATCCCCCGTCGTGACGCCGGGTGGGCGGCCCTCCTCCCGTCGAGGCCGCCCGCCCGGCCGTACGTCCGCGCGACGCTGCGGGCGGTCACCCCCGCCGCACCCGGCCCACGATCCTTCTGCCGAGTCGCCCGATCGAGCGGGACGGCCTGTTCCACGCGCGGAAGGCGTCGAGGGTGCGACTGCTCCCCTCCTGCTCCACGGCCTGCTCCACCGCGGCGAGACCGTCGGGCGACAGGGCGCGGACCACGGGGCGCAGCACCTCCGCCAGCAGGGCGGTCCTGGTCCGGGTCCAGTCGGTGCCCGCGTGCGGGTGGGCGTTCCACACGGTGAAGCAGTCCGCCACGTAGGCGGGATCCTCCCGCAGCAGCGCCGTGACGTCATCCCGGCGGGCGGCCGCGCCGTACGCGGCGATCAGGGCCTCGTCCTCGCTGTGGACGAACGTGTACAGCTCCTCCTCGGGCCTGCCGGGAGCGAGCAGCCGCTCGGCCAGGGCGCCGAGGGCGTGCTCCAGGGCCAGGGGCCCGGCCTGCTCGGCGCGGCCGCGCAGCGTCCGGACGCGGTCCGTCCAGCCGGGCTCCACCGCCCCGGAGCGCATGTCCCGGGCGAAGTCCAGCAGCATCAGGCAGGCGCGTGCCCGGCCGTCGAGCTCCTGCGGGAAGCCGCGCAGCAGGTCGTGGGCGAGGCCGGGGGCGTCCTCGTCGCCGAGTGGCGCGGCGAGAGCGGCGTCGACGAGGCGCGCCCAGGTGCCGGCCGTCCGGTGGGCGTCCGACGTGGTCTCGCCCAGCAGCGACCGGGCCTCACCCGCCGTCGGGGTGTCCTCGCCCCACACCAGGCCGACAGCGGTCCGCAGCACCATCGGCTCGGCGAACGGGGACATGCCCGCCGCGCGCAGCACCGTGTGCAGCACCTCCACCCGGTCCGCGCCCCGCGCCTTCGCGCCAGGGGCCTCGGCGCACATCCGCAGATGCGGCAGAGTCTGTGTCCCGGTGAACGGCAGGGACACCCGGATCAGCAGCCGTTCCGTGTCCGCGGGGTGGTCCGGAGCGATCCGGTCCAGCTCACCCAGGAGCGCCGTACGCACGTCGAACTGCTCGTCAAGGAGGTCCGGAAGCGCGCGGCACGCGCCCTCCTCCGGGTCGTCGAGCAGGGCGCGGGCGAGCCGGACCACGACTCCGGGAAGCAGCTCGGTGAGGTCGACGCCGAGCAGCCGGGCGATCCGCAGCAGCTGCACGGTCCGTGCGACACCCGGGGACACCCCTGCGGCGAGCTCGGCCAGCAGCTCGGCACCGAGCTCCTCGACCAGCGCCGCGAGCGCCCGTTCCCCCGCGGGCTCGTCGAAAGCCGATCGCGCGGGCGGCTCCAGCGTCACGTCGCCGCCACGCACCGCCTCCGTCACCAGCAGCGCTGCCAGCGGCGCGGTGACGGCGGCGGGGCAGCGGCCGTCGAGCGCCGTCAGCAGCCGGAGCGCCGCGGCGCACTCCGCCGCCGTGCGGTCGTCGGCGGGCGCGGTCAGCGCGTCGGTCAGCTGCCTGGTGCGCTTCTCGTCCAGCGCATAGGGCCGCTCGGCCGCCCAGTCGGCCGCCGCGGCCCGCTCACCGGAACCGAGAGCGATGCCTGCGCCGAGCGCCGTGACGGCGAGGGGCCCGGCGGCGAAGGGCTCGCCCGGCAGGTCCGCCGCCTCCTGGAAGAGCTGGGGCGACCGGCTGCGCCATATCCGGGCGGCGGTCCCCGCCCAGGCGTCGTCCACGGTCCCGGACGGGCGCGGGCCCGACGCGGCGTGCACGCGGAAGCGGGGATCGCGGGCGTCGGGCGCGTCCTCGGGAAGGACACCGATGACCTGGTGCGCGGTGCGGCCCGGATGCCGGGTGTACGTGGTGAAGGTCAGCCGTTCGGCGTGCTCCGGAGGCAGTACGGCGACGGCCAGCGCGACCCAGCGGGCCACGTCCGCGCTCTGCCGCTCCACGAGCACGACCGGGGGCGCGGACGGGTCCTCGCTCACGCGGCGCAGATCGCTCAGTACGGCGGCGAGCCACGGACTGCGGGACACCGCGAAGTCGCCGAGGCCTTCCCGGGTGAGCCCCCGCGAGGGGCCGTGCGCAGTGGACAGCGAGGTCAGGGGATCGGACGGCATGCGGTCCGGTGTCACGGAGAGCCACCCGGCGGCACCCCACGCGGCGACCGGGAGCATCCGGCCCGGTATCGGTGTGCCGGGCGGAAGGTGCACGGCGTGGGCATGGAATCCGCCCGCGCCCGTGGCCACGGTACGGCTGAGCAGATGACTGCCGTCGGAGAGCGCGACGTAGCCGAACGCCACGGGCAGCGCGCGGAGTCGGGCGTCGGAGAGCCGCTCGGGAGTGCCTGCCGGTGCCTCGTACGCCAGAAGCGGTGCGGCCTCGGCGCGCACCGGCCCGGGTATCGCGGCGGAGGCGGCGGTGAACCGGCCGCCGGTCTCCCCGTCGCCGGCCGCGGCGGAGGTGTAGTGCAACTGCGGGAGGCTCATGCGTTGGCCCTCATCGTCCCTGCCACGTGCGTCCCCGTCACGCGCACCGGCCGCCGCTCGCCGCCCTGTCGGTGCGGCCCGGCCCGGCGGAGCGACGACCCCGGCGGGGAGCTTTCCGTAGTCGTGCGGGCGACGCTATCAAGCCCTGACGCCCCGTTGGGCCCCACACCGTACGAGGACGCCCTAGGTTGGGCCCATGGCCGAGTTGACGCTTTCCGCGGGAGTGGTGGAGTACGAGGACACGGGCGGCGACGGGCCCGTGGTGGTCCTCCTGCACGGGGTGGCGATGAACGGTTCGCTGTGGCGCACCGTCGTCCGCGGGCTGCGCCCCGATTTCCGTTGTGTCGTGCCCACGCTGCCGCTGGGCTCCCACCGCAGGCCGATGCGTCCTGACGCCGATCTGACGGTTCTCGGAGTGGCCCACCTGGTGGCGGAGTTCCTGGAGGAGCTGGACCTCCAGGACGTCACCCTGGTGATGAGCGACTGGGGCGGGGCGCAGGCCCTCGTCGCGGAGGGCAGGGACCAGCGGATCGGCAGGCTGGTGATCACGTCCTGCGAGGCGTTCGACAACTACCCGCCCGGCCTGCCCGGCCGCAATCTCGTCACCGCGGCCAGAATGCCCGGCGGGCTGCGGCTCGCCTTCGCCCTGCTGAAGCTGAAGCCCATGCGCAGACTCCCCCTGACCTGGGGGTGGATGAGCAAGCGGCCGGTCCCGCACGACGTCATGGACGAGTGGTTCCGGCCGTTGTGGACCTCCGCCGCGATCCGGCGGGACCTGCGGGCCTACGTGCTGGGGGTACCGCCCGACGAGGAGCTCCTGGCGTGGGCGGAGGCGCTGCGCACGTTCGACCGTCCCGCGCTCGTCGTCTGGGCCGCCGAGGACAAGGTCATGCCGCCCGCCCACGGCCGGAGGCTGGCGGAGATGCTGCCCAAGGGCGAACTCGTGGAGATCGCCGACAGCTTCACCCTCATCCCCGAGGACCAGCCCGAGCTGCTGACCGAGGCCATCAGGACTTTCGTACCGCTGTCGTGACGAAGCCCGGACGGGTGCGGGCGCGCGTCCTCGCGCTCCGGCACCCGGCCGGGCCTGCCGGACGGGTCCTCAGTCCTGCGCGCCCTCCGGTCCGGTGCGACGGCGCATACCGAACCCGGCCAGCAGGGCGCCGACGACGCACAGGACCGCGGTGACGAGCACGGCGGAGTGCACACCGTTCATGAACGCGTTGCCGCTGCCCTCGATCACGGCGGCCTTCAGCTGCGCGGGCATGTCGGCCGACACGGGGGAGACCCCCATGGACACCGCGTCCTTGGCCTCTTCGAAGCCGGCCGCCGTGTTCGCCGGGACCCCGGCTGAGGTCAGCTCGCCTGTGAGGGTCGAGCCCACCTTGCCGCTGATCAGCGACACCAGCACGGAGGTGCCGAGCGCGCCGCCGATCTGCAGCGAGGTGGCCTGAAGACCTCCTGCCACACCCCCGTCCTTCCTCGGCGCGTTGCCGACGATGGCGTCGGAGGACGCGGACATCACCATGCCGACGCCCAGTCCGATGGCGAGGAACGGCGGCCACATCGCGGCGAACGCGGAACCGGCGTCCCAGGTCAGCATCCACAGTGAGGCCGCCGCCTGGAGGACCATGCCGACCGGCATGGTCAGCCGCGGGCCGAAGCGCTGGGTCAGGGCGGCGCCGAGCGGTGCAGCCACCACCGTGGCCAGGCTGAACGGCAGGGTGCGGACACCGGCCTCGACGGGGGAGAAGCCCCGCACGTTCTGCAGGTACAGCATCACGAAGAAGATGACACCGAGCATCACGAAGAAGTTGATCGCGGTGACGATCGTGCCGATGGTCAGCGAACGGTTGCGGAAGAGGCGCATCGGCAGCAGCGGGTGCTCCTGGCGTGTCTCGTACCAGCAGAAGACGGCCAGCACGGCGAGGCCCGCTGCGATCGATCCCAGCGTTCCGCCCGAGGTCCAGCCCCAGGTCTCCCCCTTGACGACGCCGAAGATCAGGGCGACCAGGCCGATGGAGAGCAGGATCACGCCGGGCACGTCGAAGCGGTGGTTCCCGGTGGAGTCCTTGCTCTTCGGAAGGACGAACAGGCTGAAGACCAGCGCGAAGACGCCGATGGGAGCGTTGATGTAGAACACCGACTCCCAGTTGACGTGTTCGATGAGCAGACCGCCGACGATCGGACCGAGCGCGGTGGAGCAGGACGCCACCATGGCCCACAGACCCACGGCCATGCCGAACTTCTGGGGCGGGAACACCGCGCGCAGGAGGCCGAGGGTGTTGGGGATCAGCAGTGCGCCGAAGAGGCCCTGGACGGCACGGAAGGCGATGACGCCCTCGATGGAACCGGAGAGGGCGATCGCGACCGAGGCCAGGGTGAAGCCGACGGTGCCGACCATGTAGACGGTGTGCCGCCCGAGGCGGTCACCGAGCTTGCCGCCGAGTATCAGCAGTGCGGCCATGGCGATCAGATAGGCGTTGGTGACCCATTGCAGGTCGGCGGTGGACGCGTTCAGGTCCCGGCCGATCTCCGGGTTGGCGATCGCGACGACCGAACCGTCGAGGTTGACCATGAAAAGGCCGATGGCGACGGCGATCAGCGTCAGCCAGGGATTGGCGCGCCTGCCCCTGGGCAGGTCGGGTGGACTGCCTTCGGTCAGGGAGGAGGTGTCCACGGTGGTGGAGGACATGCGGAAGCCTTGTCTGTGAAACTTCGGAATGACGAGAAGACGTGCCTCGGCCGCGCCGACAGTGCCGCGGCGGGGGCACATGGCCGCATCCGGACGCAGCCGTGCCCGGCGAACCGGCCGCGGCGGTGCCCGTAGCTCCTGCCGAGGGTGTGCTCGGTGGCGGAGTCAGCCGGCGGGGGAGTGGAGGTGCCCGTTCAATGACGTCAGCGCGCCCAGGGCGGCACCGAGAGCATCCAGCTCTCCCTCGGTGAGGGTGCGCAGCGCGCGTGCCAGGTGGGCTTCCTTGATGCTCCGCGCCTCGGCTAGCCGCTCCCGGGCCGTGGGCGTCGGGTGCAGATGGGCGACCCGCTTGTCGGCCGTGTCCTGCCTGCGCTCCAGCAGCCCCAGGTCGGTCAGCTGGGAGACGAGGGCGCTGACGTTGTTGGGCTTCATCAGCAGGGCTCCGGCCGCCTCGCGGACGGTGATCCCCTCGTGCTCCTCGACGAGGAACAACAGCGCCATCTGGCCGTCGGGGAGCCGGGGATGGGGGAACTCGTGCGCGACCCTCCGCTCCAGACCCCGGTGCAGCGCAGGCAGGGACGCCACGAGCGCGGAGGCTACGTGGGCGAGGTCCTGGCCGGGCGTGGTGGGATCGGGCACGCACGCAGCATAGGTACTGAATAATAGGTATGTCAAAATACCTAAATGGCTCATGATCCCCGCACCGGTCGAGAGTGGTATATGTGCCGAGGAGAGCCCCCGAGGCGCCGCCCAGGCGGTCGAGAGAAGGACCGATGGACAAGCCGACGCACCTGATCGAGTTCTAGACGATGCTGCTCGGCCGGCACCTCCAGCTGAACGCACCCAGGTCCAGGCGGGGCGGCGGTCAACTCGACCGGAGCGCGTACACCCTGCTGAGCCGGATCCGGATGGAGGGGCCGATGTCCATCGGGCAGCTCAGCGACGCCTTCGGTCTCGACGCCTCCACCCTGAACAGGCAGACCGCCGCCATGCTGCGGGCCGGCCTCGTCGAACGCATCCGGGATCCCGGCGGGGGAATCGCCCGCAAGTTCCGCATCACCGATGCGGGTGAACTCGGCCTCGACGCGGAACGCGCGGAGAACATCAGCGGCCTGGAACGGGTCATGGCCGCGTGGTCACCCGGCGAGGTCAGCCTCTTCGCCGCATACCTCAAGCGCCTCAACAGCGACATCGAGAACCTCGACGGCCGGCCCTGGCCACGGCCCTGAGAAGCGGTCCGGGAGCCGCCCCGAGGCGTGCTCCGGGCGCGCCAGAGGGGCGCGGTCCGGGCGGGGCCTGAAGCGGATCTACGGCTGCGCTTAAGAAATCCTCGATGGACCTGGAGCCCCGCGTGCGGCACATTTCTCGGTGGCGGCAGAGAGCGCGGTGACAGGCGTCACGCCCTGTCCCGTCCGCCGCATCCCCCACCGTTCCCGGGCCGCGGGCCGCCTTCGGCATGCCATCGGACCGGGACGTCCGCACGCACCAGGTACAGGGAGCCGCAGCCGTGAAGGCACTCGTGAAGCACAAGGCCGAGCCGGGACTGTGGCTGATGGACGTACCGGAGCCGGAGACCGGCCCCGGGGACGTCCTCATCAAGGTCCTGCGCACCGGTATCTGCGGCACCGACCTCCACATCCGGGACTACGACGGCTGGGCTCAGCAGGCCGTGCGCACCCCGCTCGTCCTGGGCCACGAGTTCGTCGGCGAGGTGGCCGGGACCGGCGCGGACGTCGTCGACATCAAGGTCGGCGACCTGGTCAGCGGCGAGGGCCACCTGGTCTGCGGCAAGTGCCGCAACTGTCTTGCCGGGCGTCGGCACCTGTGCCGCTCCACGCTCGGACTCGGGGTCGGCCGGGACGGGGCGTTCGCCGAGTACCTGGCACTGCCCGCCTCGAACGTCTGGGTGCACAGGGACAAGGTCGACCTGGACGTCGCCGCGATCTTCGACCCGTTCGGCAACGCCGTGCACACCGCCCTCTCCTTCCCGCTGGTCGGTGAGGACGTACTGATCACCGGCGCCGGCCCGATCGGCATCATGGCCGCCGCCGTCGCCCGCCACGCGGGCGCCCGCAACGTCGTCATCACCGACGTCAGCGAGGCCCGGCTCGAACTGGCCAGGAAGGTCGGGGTGAACCTCGCCCTGAACGTCGGCACCGAGACCATCGCCGACGGCCAGCGCCGACTCGGCCTGCGCGAGGGCTTCGACATCGGCCTGGAGATGTCCGGACGCCCCGAGGCCATGCAGGACATGATCGCGAACATGACCCACGGCGGCCGCATCGCGATGCTCGGCCTCCCGTCCGCCGCGTTCCCCGTCGACTGGTCCCGGATCGTCACCTCGATGCTCACCATCAAGGGCATCTACGGCCGCGAGATGTACGAGACCTGGTACGCCATGTCCGTCCTCCTGGAAGGCGGGCTCGACCTGGCCCCCGTGATCACCGGCCGGTACGGCTACCGGGACTTCGAAGCCGCGTTCGACGACGCCGCGAGCGGCCTCGGCGGCAAGGTCCTCCTCGACTGGGCAGCCTGAAGCTCCTCGTACGCACCCGTATCCACCTGGGAGACACCCTTCATGTTCGATTCCGTACGCGACGACCTGCGCACCACCCTCGACGAGATCCGGGAAGCCGGACTCCAGAAGCCCGAGCGGGTCATCGGCACCCCGCAGTCCGCCACCGTCGCAGTCACCTCCGGAGGCCGCGCGGGCGAGGTGCTCAACTTCTGCGCCAACAACTACCTGGGCCTCGCCGACCACCCCGAGGTCGTCGCCGCCGCCCACGACGCGCTGGACCGCTGGGGCTACGGGCTCGCGTCCGTCCGCTTCATCTGCGGCACCCAGGAGGTCCACAAGGAGCTGGAGCAGCGGCTCTCGGCCTTCCTCGGCCAGGAGGACACGATCCTCTACTCCTCCTGCTTCGACGCCAACGGCGGAGTCTTCGAGACCCTCCTCGGCCC includes:
- a CDS encoding peptidoglycan-binding protein, giving the protein MATPLSADKLLKALRAEGLHVVEHRSWRTHNRNHKGSWGPVYGVMIHHTVTSGTQSSVELCYNGHSSLPGPLCHGVIAKDGSVHLVGHGRANHAGLGDDDVLRAVINETALPADNEANTDGNRSFYGFECVNLGDGKDPWPAAQLEAIEKAAAAICRAHGWNQRSVIGHKEWQPGKIDPRGFTMDSMRGRVGTRLRGEPDGPSKPPAPKPPAKYEPFPGAAYFRVGRRSAVVTAMGKRLVAEGCGRYEVGPGPDWSEADRKSYAAWQRKLGYSGSGADGIPGKASWDRLKVPNV
- a CDS encoding GTPase-associated protein 1-related protein — translated: MSLPQLHYTSAAAGDGETGGRFTAASAAIPGPVRAEAAPLLAYEAPAGTPERLSDARLRALPVAFGYVALSDGSHLLSRTVATGAGGFHAHAVHLPPGTPIPGRMLPVAAWGAAGWLSVTPDRMPSDPLTSLSTAHGPSRGLTREGLGDFAVSRSPWLAAVLSDLRRVSEDPSAPPVVLVERQSADVARWVALAVAVLPPEHAERLTFTTYTRHPGRTAHQVIGVLPEDAPDARDPRFRVHAASGPRPSGTVDDAWAGTAARIWRSRSPQLFQEAADLPGEPFAAGPLAVTALGAGIALGSGERAAAADWAAERPYALDEKRTRQLTDALTAPADDRTAAECAAALRLLTALDGRCPAAVTAPLAALLVTEAVRGGDVTLEPPARSAFDEPAGERALAALVEELGAELLAELAAGVSPGVARTVQLLRIARLLGVDLTELLPGVVVRLARALLDDPEEGACRALPDLLDEQFDVRTALLGELDRIAPDHPADTERLLIRVSLPFTGTQTLPHLRMCAEAPGAKARGADRVEVLHTVLRAAGMSPFAEPMVLRTAVGLVWGEDTPTAGEARSLLGETTSDAHRTAGTWARLVDAALAAPLGDEDAPGLAHDLLRGFPQELDGRARACLMLLDFARDMRSGAVEPGWTDRVRTLRGRAEQAGPLALEHALGALAERLLAPGRPEEELYTFVHSEDEALIAAYGAAARRDDVTALLREDPAYVADCFTVWNAHPHAGTDWTRTRTALLAEVLRPVVRALSPDGLAAVEQAVEQEGSSRTLDAFRAWNRPSRSIGRLGRRIVGRVRRG
- a CDS encoding alpha/beta fold hydrolase; its protein translation is MAELTLSAGVVEYEDTGGDGPVVVLLHGVAMNGSLWRTVVRGLRPDFRCVVPTLPLGSHRRPMRPDADLTVLGVAHLVAEFLEELDLQDVTLVMSDWGGAQALVAEGRDQRIGRLVITSCEAFDNYPPGLPGRNLVTAARMPGGLRLAFALLKLKPMRRLPLTWGWMSKRPVPHDVMDEWFRPLWTSAAIRRDLRAYVLGVPPDEELLAWAEALRTFDRPALVVWAAEDKVMPPAHGRRLAEMLPKGELVEIADSFTLIPEDQPELLTEAIRTFVPLS
- a CDS encoding MFS transporter; translation: MSSTTVDTSSLTEGSPPDLPRGRRANPWLTLIAVAIGLFMVNLDGSVVAIANPEIGRDLNASTADLQWVTNAYLIAMAALLILGGKLGDRLGRHTVYMVGTVGFTLASVAIALSGSIEGVIAFRAVQGLFGALLIPNTLGLLRAVFPPQKFGMAVGLWAMVASCSTALGPIVGGLLIEHVNWESVFYINAPIGVFALVFSLFVLPKSKDSTGNHRFDVPGVILLSIGLVALIFGVVKGETWGWTSGGTLGSIAAGLAVLAVFCWYETRQEHPLLPMRLFRNRSLTIGTIVTAINFFVMLGVIFFVMLYLQNVRGFSPVEAGVRTLPFSLATVVAAPLGAALTQRFGPRLTMPVGMVLQAAASLWMLTWDAGSAFAAMWPPFLAIGLGVGMVMSASSDAIVGNAPRKDGGVAGGLQATSLQIGGALGTSVLVSLISGKVGSTLTGELTSAGVPANTAAGFEEAKDAVSMGVSPVSADMPAQLKAAVIEGSGNAFMNGVHSAVLVTAVLCVVGALLAGFGMRRRTGPEGAQD
- a CDS encoding MarR family winged helix-turn-helix transcriptional regulator, which gives rise to MPDPTTPGQDLAHVASALVASLPALHRGLERRVAHEFPHPRLPDGQMALLFLVEEHEGITVREAAGALLMKPNNVSALVSQLTDLGLLERRQDTADKRVAHLHPTPTARERLAEARSIKEAHLARALRTLTEGELDALGAALGALTSLNGHLHSPAG
- a CDS encoding MarR family winged helix-turn-helix transcriptional regulator; translation: MLLGRHLQLNAPRSRRGGGQLDRSAYTLLSRIRMEGPMSIGQLSDAFGLDASTLNRQTAAMLRAGLVERIRDPGGGIARKFRITDAGELGLDAERAENISGLERVMAAWSPGEVSLFAAYLKRLNSDIENLDGRPWPRP
- the tdh gene encoding L-threonine 3-dehydrogenase, producing the protein MKALVKHKAEPGLWLMDVPEPETGPGDVLIKVLRTGICGTDLHIRDYDGWAQQAVRTPLVLGHEFVGEVAGTGADVVDIKVGDLVSGEGHLVCGKCRNCLAGRRHLCRSTLGLGVGRDGAFAEYLALPASNVWVHRDKVDLDVAAIFDPFGNAVHTALSFPLVGEDVLITGAGPIGIMAAAVARHAGARNVVITDVSEARLELARKVGVNLALNVGTETIADGQRRLGLREGFDIGLEMSGRPEAMQDMIANMTHGGRIAMLGLPSAAFPVDWSRIVTSMLTIKGIYGREMYETWYAMSVLLEGGLDLAPVITGRYGYRDFEAAFDDAASGLGGKVLLDWAA